In the genome of Fusarium poae strain DAOMC 252244 chromosome 1, whole genome shotgun sequence, the window GTTTGTTTCTACAAATTTAGGAGTGGGTCATGACTGATGCTTGGAGGTGAAGCTTTGGCCAATCACAGGGAGCATCTGCTCCTAGGCAACGCTGGGTCTAAGTAGATGAATGGACTTGAATTATTAGGAGACAGCTTTGAGATAcaaaaattaaagaaaatatcaAATGAGGACTTCAATTACTCTAATTCATTCATCCTTTTAGGATTTACTTCGTGTCGGTCGGCCCATTTACACGCATGCGCTCAATCATTATTGGCCTTTGTACCAAATACCCAACGCCCCATTACCTAGACTAAACCAAACGCTCATCAAGTTTATGTTCCTCAACGTTCATGCACATCAGCTCGGCCTTTATGCTCCGTTAACAGTGCCATTGGCAGTGCCATTCATTCGAGCCTTTTTGGAAGCCGTGGCCTTATCGATCTTACTTCGATACTCCTGCTGAGTCTTGCACATGTCCAAGAAGATTTCATACTTGGCATCTAGCAGCGtcttctcatcctcgtcagtaCTGGGATCGACTAGTCGACCTCGCTTACTCATGCGATCCATGATGCTCCAGAGAGACTCGGGCTCACTGCCATCCTCCTTGCTATGGCTTGCTGCCTTTGCGCCGAGCATGGCAGCGCCGTGAACGACAGCTGCGTTGACGTATCGTGGGATCAGGACAGGCATGCCACAGGCAGTAGCCAAAAGATTCATGAGGACAGGGTTTTGGCACTGAGAACCAGACATGAAGATCGACGAAATCTCATGGCCAGAGTTGTTCATCTGCTCGATGATCTGGCGAGTCTGCATAGCGATAAACTCCATGGTGGCATAGTACCACAGAGCCATGTTGTCGGTGCTCTTGTCGCTGTCTAACCCGACCATGCTACCCTTCATGTTGGGATCGGCAATGGGCGAGCGGTTACCCCACAGATCACCATAGAAGAAGTGATGGCGTCCCAAGTAGGAAATTGAGGGGGCGTCGTGCTTTTCCTTCATGAGTTCAAGGTGAGTGTTGAGGAAGTCATAGATGTGCTTGTCCTCAGCCTTGGCCAAGGCACAGGTTTCGTTATAAGCAGGGTGAATGTCAAGCATGTGTCGTAGAAGCTCCCCAGTTGCAGACTGGCCACCTTCAGCCATCCAGAACTCGGGAAGAAGAACATCACGGTAAGGGCCCCAAACACCAGGAACAAACACAGGTTCCTTGGAGAGAGCCAAGTGGCATGTTGAGGTTCCTGCGACGGCAGCCAGACGAGTAAAGGCTTGGGCGAGATCATTATGCGGCACAGCTGCGTTGAGTTCATCGTCGCCAAGGTCGACCTTAGCGCCCACGGTTCCAATCCAGCCCGCATATGCGTCAATGACACCGCTTCCCACAGGGATGCCCATTGGGAGGCCGAGTTGGTTGGCTGCCAGTCGACTCAAGGTGCCCACAGGCTCGCCAGCACTGACATAGGTACCGTTCTGCAAACATCTTGGTTAGCCAGGTGTATTGAGAAACGGCGCATCAGAACCAAAGGGAGAAAATATGAAAAGGCTCACCACCCCGTTAACACCACCCATCTGCTTGAAATCATCCTTGGTAAGGTCGCCGAGACCAATATCATGGTAAAAATCCTCTTGCCAACCCTTGACGCTGCCGTCGACGCCAACAGGAACATAGCCTTGCTTGCAAACGACACTGCAATAGCTGCGAGTCTCGTTGCCAGTAGCCAAGTGGGTAAGAGCATCTGCAAGATCGTAGAACTTGGCACGCTCAAACACTTCCGGAGGCATATGGTTCTTGAGCCAGAGGACCTTGGGCATCTCCATCTCGATGCTCATCTTTCCACCAACGTACTTGAGGAGCTTGTGGTTGGTGTTGTTTATCTTTTCGGTCTCTTCGACCGGTCGGTGGTCGAGCCACAAGATGACGTTGCGGTCATTGCCATCGTTTGTAAAGTCAGGGCCTGTGACAGGGAGTGGCTCGTCGGTGTCGTGAGTGAAGACGGCAAGAGAGCATGTAGCGTCGAAGCCAATGCCCTTGATGCTGGAGGGGTTGACTGTAGACTCGCTGACAACACGACGGACACACTCGCAGATGCATTGCCAGATATCTGTAGTGGATTGTTCCTGAGAGAGTCAGTTAATGTAGGACATGAAGGATCAAAAGTGCCGCATACATAGTAGCCAGTTTCAGGCTGCCATAGTTTGATGTTCTCAGAAGCCAGAGCCTTGATATCACCAGTCTCATCAATGATACAGGCGCGAGCAGAGCCGGTACCCACATCGACACCGATGTAGTGATCCTGTAACAGAAGTTAGTTTGTATTCAATGTTGACCTGCCACTACCGCAGCCACCATAAACGGCTGGAGATTGATTCAATGACTGCATACCAAAACTTGAGGAGGTCTATCCATTGTGAAAGAAAAAGTGGTCAGCCAGGATCTCGAAATGATAGAAAGACGAGAGTACTAGGGAACTCACTCCATGACTTTAATGGGTTTGTGGTTGCTATACATATTAAAGGGATCAAATCTCGGCGCAAGAGTGACTGTTGTGCTTTATTGCCTGATGGATAAGCTTAGGCTCGTGTCAAAGACAGTCCCAATGTGGAAGACGATGAGGGGAAGAGGTCGGGTGTGAGGCGAGACGAGGCGTCACCCCGCGTAAAAAAGCAATCCCAATGATGGAATAGAGTCTGGAACTTTGAGGAGCAAAGGAGATGgtggtgtgtgtgtgtggaAGCCCAAGATAGTAATTGAGTGGTCAGCTAAACGTTGGAATGTCTTAGCTTTGGAGATGTCAGTTTTGCGTAATACGCTTTGTGAATTAACATAgctcatatatatatatatatatatatatataatattctcTCTATCTATTTATTGTAATTACCTATATACAGTAATTGGAATGATTAAATTATGTGGAACCTCGGAGAAAATAAGCTCGTGGACACTTTTATTATGGACTCTTGTCGTCGGCCGTCTCTCACTCTCTCACCATGAAAAAGGCCAGTCATGATGGGGAGACAGAGCTCCATCATGGCAAACAATGGAGCTTTGACGGGCAGTGAATCCTGGGGGAACCGGGAACCCCCACCCCCTCTGCCCCTGCAAGCCCATGGACTACTAAGTTATATTAGCGGGTGCTAGATAGGGTGGGGGAGGCGACAAGAGGTCCATGGCACGGATATGGATGGCACTTCCAAGAGCTCTAGAAGCTGAATAGACAAATGCAATGCAACTTCAAATGCAGTAGCATCAACTCTCCCTTGAATCCTTTGTCCACGAAtgggaaaggaaaaagaaaaaagtacaCTTCCTTCTTCATGTTTCGCTTCCCATCCACTAACAACCCTCAGCGCCCTGAAAAGTTTCCCCCAACTCGTATCGGCTTTTCCGTTTTCAATTTCTTTGTCTCATAACCTAAAAAAGAAATGCTGTTGCCTGCGGGAGTGGAGATGGTCCATCAGTCCATTCACCAATAAAGCTAGGCTAGGTTAGTGGGAGAGAGGGATTCCATGATCTGCTCTGAGAGCTCATGATGAGTAGCTCGAGGTGTGCATTTACGAAATACCCTGGCAGGGAAACAATGTTGGAAAAAAGCAGAATTGCACTTGTACACCGAACAAGAAAAGACTTTTGAGTATCATGTCTCCGAACACCGGATATCATCCTAGAATTTGTTGATAATGTTACGCAACTCAACAAACACTCCCCCAAACGACTGCCTAGACTACCTAGCAATTGACACAACATTTGGACTCTCCTACTGCACTCGACTCAACTGATATCTCACCTTGATCGGCATCCGCATGCATTTCTTCCCCACATCATCcctcgtctcgtctcatcCCAAGCATCACCGGCATCACCAGGCCAAATCCAAACACACCGCCGCTGACTCAATTGTATCTGTACACAATAGCAGAGAATATAACACGAAATGATATGATGTGGCGTTGTCTTGCCATCCCCGTTCCTCTCGGCCGTCAGCGGAGTCTCCCCTCACAATGCAACACgaaaaaaaggaagaaaagaaaagaaaagtttTAGTGTCCGATGACCTCTCAATATGCATCTCGAGGGGTCGGTTTATTACAACAGTCAACGTTGTAACACACCAGACAACCTTGCTCGGGATGCTGGAACTGTCCCAGACATCCGGGATTCCAGATCCGGCTCATCCGTGATGCCTGTCTCCTGCAGCTGTAGTCAATTGGCCAATGGCCAGCTTGATCACCATTCACCGAGATCTTGTGACTTGCTTGGCCATGTCTTGTTGTGCGGTGAATCATGAATGTCACTAGATACAGTTGAACTGTCATCATGCTACTGTACTGTCCCGTACTGCAACATCCCTTTTGTTCTCCCAATGCATGCTATTATTATCTTACAGTACAGCTCATGAGCTGATACCCATCCAACTAACATGCATATGCAGTGAACGAGATATCACATGAGACAGTATTCGTCCTAAGTATGTACGGGAACTGATCTGCTAAGCTCGAGCAGTGCGCTCAAGAACCTTCTACAACCACCATCATGCCAGATCAATACTCAGTCAATATCTATTACCCTGCGGCACACCGCTCTCATCCAATTGCATCTTGTCAACCTCCGGCTGCTTTTCCTGGTCTGAAACACAAACTCCCCTGACCATGCCTGTATCACTTTCGCCAGCCCATCCCACAGCCCATTGCTAAGCGTGGAACCAAATATGTACATAATCATAAATTCATCACTCATTATTAGGATACTCCTGGCCCTTTACCAGGATCACCACTGTCAGCGTTGCCGCGTACGCTTCACGAATAGCACATGCCATGCTGTATCCCTCGTTAGCAACCGTCGCCATTTCCGTCATATATCAAACTTACCATGTTCTTTCGACATCGGCCACCACGGCACTGAGGCCCCAGTGTGAACACCAAGCTCGTGCCAAGACCTCGTTGTCGCGTACTCCGAACGCTTCAACCACGAGGACCTTTTCGTCGTCgttttcatcttcttcttcgggtCCACCGGGTTGAACAAACCCATTCAACGGGGTGTGGCTGTGATTGAAGCTCTGACCAAACCTGTCTTTGTATGGCCCTCCCATCATACCTGGTCCAGGGCTCGATCGCACGCTATGCAACTGCGGACCTCCATACAGATTTCCCCAGTCTCGTACCCCGATGATGGAATCTACACGAATTGACGTATAGATGTAGTCAAAGAAGAGCGGATGTGGGCCCTCAGAACATGGCCAAGCTGCCAAGAACGAAACGTCATACATGAGGTTGAGTGGCCATGATACTCCGTTAATGGCAAATTGGATTGTTGCGTCGAAACGGTTCGAAACTTTTGTTGAAGAGGGTGTATCTTCAGGTCCGTCTGCCGGCTTGAGAGTTAGCAGCTCTACCCGTACTGTATCAACGGCATCTTCAGGGCCACCACTCGGGGCAACTGGTTGATAATCGTCTACTGGGTAAGTGTCGGCGGCAGGACCAAGGGGATCAGAACGCTCTGCCATGGACTCGACATCCTCAGGGGTCATTCGTTGCTTCGGTTTTCGACTTCGGATTCTTGCAATCTGAGTCGGCTCAAGATCTGTCGTTGGTCGTGCGGGACCAATCCAGCCACCAACAGCATGGCACGTGGGTGCCAGCACTTTACCCACGATCGAGCTAGCTGACCAATATGTGTAACTGTTCTTGTACTGGAAACCACAGTGGGGATGCAAGTGAGAGAGAAGTGCAAGGTTGTCCGTCTCACTATCAGGGTCAAGGTCCAGCAGAGTATTCATCATCAGGAACGGAAAGGTTTGCTGGCCCCAGTCAGTTTCTGTATACGTCTTTGATAAAAGGGTAAAGGAAAAGCAAACTTACACCAGGCAGCACGAGACCACTGAAAAAGGCAAATGCGTCAGAACTGACCTCATCCAAGGCCAATTCCGAATCCTTCTGTTTCATATTATCGAGGGTATCAGTCAAGTTTGGCCATCTCATCATTTGAGCAAAACGCCTCAGCATTCTGATCTGACGTTTCTTTAGTTTATATCGTAGAAGAACTAAACCGGCGGTTAGGATGTCCGTTGGAAACAGGGTCATAATTGCACTTACTCTCTTCAGGTGTCCTGCCAACATCATCGACACGCACAAAATCCTGCCATCGTCTGGCTAGAGCCAGATTCCACTGAATTGATGGAGGTATTTGTGAAGTTAACTTCTCCTTTGCCCAGTCGCTATGTTGTTCCGATTGAATGCGCAACTCAAGCTCAAGACTGAGAAGAAGCTGGTGAAAGAATTTATGGAATTGCTCCTGATTTTCTGGGCCTCTTTCAAAGATGAATCGGGTAGCAACCTGGTTCCGGGGATTGCTAAAGTCGATCCAGTCCGGGCGCGAAAGAACAAGAATCAGATCGGTGATCTGCTTATCAAGAGTTCGATGAGGATGGagaaacttgtcagggtctcTCAAAATGCGTTTGTATAGAATTCGATAGAGTAAGGtctcgtcatcgtcctcaaTACCATGCCGTAGTTCCTGCAAACGTTCGAAAATACTCTCCAGACTCATCGTCCGAGGCATGACGCCGGCGTCACGAAGGGCAATGGC includes:
- a CDS encoding hypothetical protein (BUSCO:9966at5125): MDRPPQVLDHYIGVDVGTGSARACIIDETGDIKALASENIKLWQPETGYYEQSTTDIWQCICECVRRVVSESTVNPSSIKGIGFDATCSLAVFTHDTDEPLPVTGPDFTNDGNDRNVILWLDHRPVEETEKINNTNHKLLKYVGGKMSIEMEMPKVLWLKNHMPPEVFERAKFYDLADALTHLATGNETRSYCSVVCKQGYVPVGVDGSVKGWQEDFYHDIGLGDLTKDDFKQMGGVNGVNGTYVSAGEPVGTLSRLAANQLGLPMGIPVGSGVIDAYAGWIGTVGAKVDLGDDELNAAVPHNDLAQAFTRLAAVAGTSTCHLALSKEPVFVPGVWGPYRDVLLPEFWMAEGGQSATGELLRHMLDIHPAYNETCALAKAEDKHIYDFLNTHLELMKEKHDAPSISYLGRHHFFYGDLWGNRSPIADPNMKGSMVGLDSDKSTDNMALWYYATMEFIAMQTRQIIEQMNNSGHEISSIFMSGSQCQNPVLMNLLATACGMPVLIPRYVNAAVVHGAAMLGAKAASHSKEDGSEPESLWSIMDRMSKRGRLVDPSTDEDEKTLLDAKYEIFLDMCKTQQEYRSKIDKATASKKARMNGTANGTVNGA